In a genomic window of Pseudoxanthomonas indica:
- a CDS encoding carbon-nitrogen hydrolase family protein: MKVAVAKYPIQQPRDFAAFSERVSRLLGEARAGGARVAVLPEYLSLELAGVFEQAVYSDLPASLAATQALRGDWCALFQRLAREHQVHVIAGSFLLAVASERYRNRSDWFSPDGGHGWQDKLQMTGFEMATGMIEGGDALKVFAVDEVRSGISVCYDSEFPLPVRAQYEAGARLLVVPSCTDTEAGATRVRVGCLARALENRFFVAQAVTAGVAAWSPALDINTGEAAIFAPMDRGFPADGVLVQTRGDQVWAMADVDLSALEASRSTAQVANDRDWVGQGMPSLQRASVEKLG; this comes from the coding sequence ATGAAAGTGGCCGTGGCCAAGTATCCGATTCAACAGCCGCGCGATTTCGCGGCGTTTTCCGAACGGGTGTCGCGCCTGCTTGGTGAAGCGCGTGCCGGCGGTGCGCGGGTGGCGGTGTTGCCGGAATACCTGTCGCTGGAGCTGGCGGGTGTCTTCGAGCAGGCGGTGTATTCGGATCTGCCGGCATCGCTCGCTGCCACGCAGGCGCTGCGTGGCGACTGGTGTGCGTTGTTCCAGCGGCTGGCGCGCGAGCATCAGGTGCATGTCATTGCCGGCAGTTTCCTGCTTGCGGTGGCGTCGGAGCGGTATCGCAATCGCAGTGACTGGTTCTCGCCCGACGGCGGCCATGGTTGGCAGGACAAGTTGCAGATGACCGGTTTCGAGATGGCCACGGGGATGATCGAAGGCGGCGATGCGCTGAAGGTGTTTGCCGTGGATGAGGTGCGCAGCGGGATATCGGTCTGCTACGACAGCGAGTTTCCGTTGCCGGTGCGGGCGCAGTACGAGGCGGGGGCGCGGTTGCTGGTGGTGCCCAGTTGTACGGATACGGAAGCGGGGGCGACGCGGGTGCGGGTGGGGTGTCTGGCGCGGGCGCTGGAGAATCGGTTCTTCGTGGCGCAGGCGGTGACGGCGGGCGTGGCGGCGTGGAGTCCTGCGCTGGATATCAATACGGGCGAGGCGGCGATTTTCGCGCCGATGGACCGAGGGTTTCCGGCGGATGGGGTGTTGGTGCAGACGCGGGGGGATCAGGTCTGGGCCATGGCCGATGTGGACCTTTCGGCGTTGGAGGCCAGCAGGAGTACGGCGCAGGTGGCCAATGATCGGGATTGGGTGGGGCAGGGGATGCCTTCCTTGCAGCGGGCCTCGGTGGAAAAGCTTGGGTGA
- a CDS encoding M20/M25/M40 family metallo-hydrolase, whose amino-acid sequence MLCVGLAAAVQVQAQSRESVDLDMVSRIRQEAFHRSQVMATFGHLTEQIGPRLTNSPNMAKANAWTREQMTAWGLSNVHDEAFDDFGRGWLYRSASVDLLGPRQLSLHAVPKAWTPGTQGAVEGEAIAVVIKTKADLDKYKGKLKGKVVLLSEFREYKAGTEADSKRYDDAGLTALLDYAVPKDANPADRKKRASEYVQRQELSQALNKFLVEEGAIAALSISGWDNGIIRVGGGGSRRAGEPVGVPELAVAAEHYNPLLRSLERGEKVNLRINVDAQFTSETNDPGYNTIAEIPGSGNEVVIIGAHMDSWHAGTGAADNAAGVAVMMEAMRILKTLGVKPRRTIRIALWSGEEQGLIGSGAYVAKHLAEYPESTDPEQKKLPKGFQERGGPLQKKRDYDKVSAYFNLDNGSGKIRGIYAQENLAAMPIFEAWLKPFNDVGATIVTPRNTSSTDHISFDRIGVPGFQFVQDGLDYGTNVHHSDLDTFDHASAEDLKQASAIIAAFAYHAATREQKLPRKPLLEN is encoded by the coding sequence GTGCTGTGTGTGGGCCTGGCCGCTGCGGTGCAGGTGCAGGCGCAGAGCAGGGAGTCGGTGGATCTGGATATGGTCAGCCGTATCCGTCAGGAGGCGTTCCATCGTTCGCAGGTGATGGCCACGTTTGGTCATTTGACCGAGCAGATCGGTCCGCGCCTGACCAACTCGCCCAACATGGCCAAGGCCAATGCGTGGACGCGTGAGCAGATGACGGCGTGGGGCTTGTCGAACGTGCATGACGAGGCGTTCGATGACTTTGGTCGTGGTTGGCTGTATCGCAGCGCCAGCGTGGATCTGCTGGGCCCGCGCCAGTTGTCGTTGCATGCGGTGCCCAAGGCGTGGACGCCGGGTACGCAGGGCGCGGTGGAAGGCGAGGCGATTGCGGTGGTCATCAAGACCAAGGCCGATCTGGACAAGTACAAGGGCAAGCTGAAAGGCAAGGTGGTGTTGCTCAGCGAGTTCCGTGAGTACAAGGCCGGTACCGAAGCCGACTCCAAGCGTTATGACGATGCGGGGCTGACCGCGCTGCTCGATTACGCCGTGCCCAAGGACGCCAACCCGGCCGATCGCAAGAAGCGCGCGAGCGAGTACGTGCAGCGGCAGGAGCTGAGCCAGGCTTTGAACAAGTTCCTGGTGGAAGAAGGCGCGATTGCCGCGTTGAGCATCAGTGGTTGGGACAACGGCATCATCCGCGTCGGTGGTGGTGGTTCGCGTCGCGCCGGTGAGCCGGTGGGCGTGCCGGAGCTGGCCGTGGCCGCGGAGCACTACAACCCGCTGCTGCGTTCGCTGGAACGCGGGGAAAAGGTCAACCTGCGGATCAACGTCGATGCGCAGTTCACCAGCGAAACCAATGACCCGGGCTACAACACCATTGCCGAGATTCCAGGCAGCGGCAATGAAGTGGTGATTATCGGTGCCCACATGGACTCGTGGCACGCCGGCACCGGCGCGGCCGACAACGCCGCCGGCGTGGCGGTGATGATGGAGGCCATGCGCATCCTGAAGACGCTGGGCGTCAAGCCGCGCCGCACGATCCGCATCGCTTTGTGGAGTGGTGAGGAGCAGGGTCTGATTGGCTCGGGCGCGTACGTGGCCAAGCACCTCGCCGAGTATCCCGAATCCACCGATCCGGAGCAGAAGAAGCTGCCGAAGGGCTTCCAGGAACGCGGCGGTCCGCTGCAGAAGAAGCGCGACTACGACAAGGTCAGCGCCTATTTCAACCTGGACAATGGCTCGGGCAAGATTCGCGGCATCTATGCGCAGGAAAACCTGGCGGCCATGCCGATCTTCGAAGCCTGGCTCAAGCCGTTCAACGACGTGGGCGCGACGATTGTCACCCCGCGCAACACCAGCAGCACCGATCACATCTCCTTTGATCGCATCGGCGTGCCCGGCTTCCAGTTCGTGCAGGATGGCCTGGACTACGGCACCAACGTGCACCACAGCGACCTGGACACCTTCGATCACGCCAGTGCGGAAGATCTGAAGCAGGCCTCGGCGATCATCGCCGCCTTCGCCTACCATGCCGCCACGCGCGAACAGAAACTGCCGCGCAAGCCGCTGCTGGAAAACTGA
- a CDS encoding phosphatase PAP2 family protein, translating to MRILQPRNPWRGRDAGWCLRANRLGQWQGVRRFFAVISRLGDGVFWYVLMGALIAFDGLQGLAASAHLAATGVIALTLYKLLKRWTRRPRPFAADVRIRAWIAPLDEFSFPSGHTLHAVAFTLVALAHYPVLAPVLIPFAAAVGISRVVLGLHYPSDVLAATAIGSGLAGLSLWIVPGVSLFA from the coding sequence ATGCGAATCCTGCAACCGCGTAATCCCTGGCGTGGACGTGATGCCGGTTGGTGCCTGCGCGCCAATCGCCTGGGTCAGTGGCAGGGTGTGCGGCGCTTCTTCGCGGTCATCAGCCGCTTGGGCGATGGCGTGTTCTGGTATGTGCTGATGGGCGCGCTGATTGCCTTCGACGGGCTGCAGGGACTGGCGGCCTCGGCGCATCTGGCGGCGACCGGGGTGATTGCGCTGACCCTGTACAAGCTGCTAAAGCGCTGGACGCGGCGGCCGCGGCCGTTTGCGGCCGATGTGCGGATTCGCGCGTGGATTGCGCCGCTGGACGAGTTCAGTTTTCCGTCCGGGCATACGCTGCATGCGGTGGCGTTCACGCTGGTGGCGCTGGCGCATTATCCGGTGCTGGCGCCGGTGTTGATTCCGTTTGCGGCGGCGGTGGGGATTTCGCGGGTGGTGTTGGGCTTGCACTATCCGAGTGATGTGTTGGCTGCGACGGCGATTGGATCCGGGTTGGCGGGGTTGTCGCTGTGGATCGTGCCGGGGGTTTCGTTGTTTGCATGA